A genomic window from Mesorhizobium sp. 131-2-1 includes:
- the ygfZ gene encoding CAF17-like 4Fe-4S cluster assembly/insertion protein YgfZ — translation MPFALLKDRALISVSGPDAEHFLQNILTTDLDALATGEAKPGALLAPQGKILFDFLISREGDNGFRLECRADIADDFLRRLTLYRLRAKAEIAKQDQVLVTVAWGDDSTASDSDSMTLADTRFRDLAVKRSYGAAADGGDVAAWQALRIANGIAESGTDYPLGDAFPHDVLLDETGGVGFRKGCYVGQEVVSRMQHRGTARRRVLIASAQAPLPGPGTELTVAGRPVGTLGSTAGATGLAIARIDRVKAALDAGHPIMAGDVTVSLAIPPFAKFGFPKEAAGVEEA, via the coding sequence ATGCCCTTTGCCCTGCTGAAAGACCGAGCGCTCATTTCCGTGTCAGGCCCGGATGCCGAGCATTTCCTGCAGAACATCCTGACCACCGATCTCGACGCGCTCGCCACCGGCGAGGCGAAGCCCGGCGCCCTGCTGGCGCCGCAAGGCAAGATCCTGTTCGACTTCCTGATCTCGCGGGAGGGCGACAACGGCTTCCGGCTGGAGTGCCGCGCCGACATAGCGGATGATTTCCTGCGCCGGCTGACGTTGTACCGGCTAAGGGCCAAGGCCGAGATTGCCAAGCAGGATCAGGTGCTTGTTACCGTCGCGTGGGGCGATGATTCAACCGCCTCAGATTCCGATTCAATGACGCTCGCCGATACCCGCTTCCGCGACCTCGCGGTCAAGCGCAGCTATGGCGCCGCGGCGGATGGTGGCGACGTCGCCGCATGGCAGGCCCTGCGCATTGCCAACGGCATTGCCGAAAGTGGAACCGACTATCCGCTCGGCGATGCCTTCCCGCATGATGTGCTGCTCGACGAGACCGGTGGCGTCGGCTTCAGGAAGGGCTGCTATGTCGGCCAGGAAGTGGTCTCGCGCATGCAGCATCGCGGCACCGCCAGGCGGCGCGTTCTGATCGCTTCCGCGCAAGCCCCCCTGCCCGGCCCGGGCACGGAATTGACGGTCGCCGGAAGACCGGTCGGCACGCTCGGTTCGACCGCCGGCGCGACTGGCCTTGCGATTGCCCGCATCGACCGCGTCAAGGCGGCGCTCGACGCCGGCCACCCGATCATGGCCGGCGACGTCACTGTCTCGCTCGCCATCCCGCCATTCGCCAAATTCGGCTTTCCCAAGGAAGCCGCCGGCGTGGAGGAGGCCTGA
- a CDS encoding putative bifunctional diguanylate cyclase/phosphodiesterase, with product MPFAHVKAGSPARRRRAADIGPARRIEDELRQQNERFSAAVENMSHGLCMFDADERMIICNRNYLDIFCLDPAIVRPGIRFFDILQHSVDIGVASHSAADLYAIRKPYIDGAKPSTYEEGLSDGRIIDISHRPLASGGWVSIYEDITVQRRAELELKEQHRRFDAALANMSQGLLMYDADGKMIVRNERFLELYNVTAADFPLGTTHRDALERLVELGIYTKIDVDSEVAKTEACRKAAKIHSTYRHLADGRTLLVTRRPMRGGWVATFDDVTERQLVEERMTHLAHHDTLTNLPNRSMFRERLDQALGEATVAPMAIFSLDLDRFKAVNDTFGHPAGDWLLKCVAERLQRCLRNETDVVARFGGDEFAIIQFNVKGADDAERLAKRIVEVIGKPYRDKSRDMHVGISLGIALYPDDGKDADTLLKNADMALYRGKSEGRNVYRFFEPGMDAMVLARQALETDLEAALPRQEFELEFQPIMNIASGEVVGAEALMRWHSPTRGRVSPDDFIPAAEETGLIVQLGDWALRKACTAAAGWPHAMRIAVNVSAVQIKSGTFARSVISALAFSGVPANRLELEITETVLMDESDTVLKTLRLLRDLGIRIALDDFGTGYSSLGYLRRFPVDKIKIDRSFIRDIDNRDTAAIVRAVIGLGAQLGITVTAEGVETEAQLDMLREAGCVEAQGYLIGVPSKAAEINRLLRTGTALRQSG from the coding sequence ATGCCCTTCGCTCACGTCAAGGCTGGTTCGCCCGCGCGCAGGCGCAGAGCGGCAGACATCGGCCCGGCGCGGCGCATCGAGGACGAATTGCGCCAGCAGAATGAGCGCTTCTCGGCCGCTGTCGAAAACATGTCGCATGGGCTGTGCATGTTCGACGCCGACGAGCGGATGATCATCTGCAACCGCAATTACCTCGACATCTTCTGCCTGGATCCCGCGATCGTGCGGCCAGGCATACGCTTCTTCGACATCCTCCAGCACAGCGTCGACATCGGTGTCGCGTCACATAGCGCGGCGGATCTCTATGCCATCCGCAAGCCCTATATCGACGGAGCGAAGCCCTCGACCTATGAGGAAGGGCTGTCGGACGGACGCATCATCGACATCTCGCACCGGCCGCTGGCTTCGGGCGGCTGGGTGTCGATCTACGAGGACATCACCGTGCAGCGGCGCGCCGAGCTGGAGCTGAAGGAGCAGCACCGCCGTTTCGACGCCGCGCTGGCCAACATGTCGCAAGGCCTGTTGATGTATGACGCGGACGGCAAGATGATCGTCCGCAATGAGCGTTTCCTGGAGCTCTACAACGTAACCGCCGCCGACTTTCCGCTGGGGACGACGCATCGCGATGCGCTCGAACGGCTGGTGGAACTCGGGATCTACACGAAGATCGATGTCGACAGCGAGGTCGCCAAGACCGAGGCCTGCCGCAAGGCGGCGAAAATACACTCGACATACCGCCATCTTGCCGACGGCAGGACGCTTCTGGTCACAAGACGGCCGATGAGGGGCGGCTGGGTGGCGACGTTCGACGACGTCACCGAGCGCCAGCTCGTCGAAGAGCGCATGACGCATCTGGCGCATCACGACACGCTGACCAACCTGCCCAACCGCTCGATGTTCCGCGAGCGCCTCGATCAGGCCTTGGGCGAGGCGACGGTCGCGCCGATGGCGATCTTCTCGCTAGACCTCGACCGCTTCAAGGCGGTCAACGACACGTTCGGGCATCCTGCCGGCGACTGGCTGCTGAAATGCGTGGCCGAACGGCTGCAGCGCTGCCTGCGCAATGAGACGGATGTCGTCGCCCGCTTCGGCGGCGACGAATTCGCCATCATCCAGTTCAACGTCAAGGGCGCCGACGACGCCGAAAGGCTGGCCAAGCGTATTGTCGAGGTGATCGGAAAACCCTATCGCGACAAGAGCCGCGACATGCATGTCGGCATCAGCCTTGGCATCGCGCTCTATCCCGACGATGGCAAGGATGCCGACACGCTGCTGAAGAATGCCGACATGGCGCTTTATCGGGGCAAGAGCGAGGGCCGCAACGTCTACCGCTTCTTCGAGCCCGGCATGGATGCCATGGTGCTGGCGCGGCAGGCGCTCGAAACCGACCTCGAGGCCGCGCTGCCGCGGCAAGAGTTCGAGCTGGAGTTCCAGCCGATCATGAACATCGCCTCCGGCGAGGTCGTCGGTGCGGAAGCCCTGATGCGCTGGCATTCGCCGACGCGCGGCCGGGTGTCGCCCGATGATTTCATACCGGCCGCCGAGGAAACCGGGCTGATCGTGCAATTGGGCGACTGGGCGCTGCGGAAGGCCTGCACGGCGGCGGCGGGCTGGCCACATGCGATGCGCATCGCGGTCAACGTCTCGGCCGTGCAGATCAAGAGCGGCACGTTCGCGCGCAGCGTGATCTCGGCGCTGGCCTTTTCCGGCGTGCCGGCCAACCGGTTGGAGCTCGAAATCACCGAGACGGTGCTGATGGACGAGAGCGACACGGTGCTGAAGACGCTCCGCCTGCTGCGCGATCTCGGCATCCGCATCGCACTCGACGATTTCGGCACCGGTTACTCCTCGCTGGGCTATCTCCGGCGCTTCCCAGTCGACAAGATCAAGATCGACCGCTCCTTCATCCGCGACATCGACAACCGCGACACCGCGGCGATCGTGCGCGCGGTGATCGGGCTTGGCGCGCAGCTCGGCATCACCGTCACCGCCGAAGGCGTCGAGACCGAAGCGCAGCTCGACATGCTGCGCGAGGCCGGCTGCGTGGAGGCGCAGGGCTATCTGATCGGCGTGCCATCGAAAGCGGCGGAGATCAACCGGCTGCTGAGAACGGGGACGGCGCTGCGCCAGTCGGGATAA
- a CDS encoding YfbR-like 5'-deoxynucleotidase: protein MAADRAGAPPRAWQRMLSGRRLDLLDPSPLDIEIVDIAHGLARVARWNGQTSGEHAFSVAQHSLLVEALFSELVPAASADARLAALLHDAPEYVIGDMISPFKSVMGGSYKECELRLQHAIHLRFSLPADLGATLRKEIKRADQIAAYYEATLLAGFSTAEATEYFGRPRGFSAERFDFTPRSVTWAQAAFLKRFTAIEAKRQAPVALHSAS from the coding sequence ATGGCGGCCGATCGCGCCGGGGCGCCGCCGCGCGCCTGGCAGCGCATGCTGTCCGGCCGTCGGCTCGACCTGCTCGACCCCTCACCGCTCGACATCGAAATTGTCGACATCGCGCACGGGCTTGCCCGTGTGGCACGCTGGAACGGCCAGACCAGCGGCGAACATGCGTTTTCGGTCGCGCAGCACTCGCTGCTGGTCGAGGCGCTGTTTTCCGAACTGGTGCCGGCGGCCTCCGCCGACGCGCGGCTGGCGGCGCTGCTGCACGATGCGCCGGAATATGTCATCGGCGACATGATCTCACCGTTCAAGTCGGTGATGGGCGGCTCCTACAAGGAGTGCGAGCTGCGCCTGCAGCACGCCATCCATCTGCGCTTTTCGCTGCCGGCGGACCTGGGGGCGACGTTACGCAAGGAAATCAAGCGCGCCGACCAGATCGCCGCCTACTACGAGGCGACGCTGCTGGCCGGCTTCTCAACCGCGGAAGCGACCGAGTATTTCGGCCGCCCGCGCGGGTTTTCCGCCGAGCGCTTCGATTTCACCCCGCGCTCGGTGACCTGGGCGCAGGCGGCTTTCCTCAAGCGCTTCACGGCGATCGAGGCAAAGCGTCAGGCACCGGTTGCGCTGCATTCGGCCAGTTGA
- a CDS encoding peptidase C39 family protein, whose protein sequence is MPAEIRKARVSDVDDLAAIEKAVFSSDRMSRRSFRQLIERETAEMLVAESDGRVAGYAVVLFRKGSGVARLYSIAVGPFFGQLGIGRQLLAAAEEAAFEHDRMMLRLEVREDNHRAIRVYEQAGYRKIGREPDYYEDGATALRYEKTLRGDVPIATMVPFYPQTCEFTCGPCCLMMAMANFDHGFVPDPVMEIRLWREATTVFMMSGPGGCEPFGLAVAGYESGLAAEIFVSFYGALFLQSVRSQDKRRVMELAQVDFRRRAELYGIPVNYRPFALDDIRDALAGGKLVLVLISGFLMFGKKVPHWVLAIGDDGDHILIHDPWVEDERQETILDAANIPVPYGIFMNMAQFGRDGLRAAIILGKR, encoded by the coding sequence ATGCCTGCCGAGATCCGCAAGGCCCGCGTGTCCGACGTCGATGACCTCGCCGCCATCGAGAAGGCCGTCTTTTCAAGCGACCGCATGTCGCGCCGCTCCTTCCGCCAGCTGATCGAGCGCGAGACCGCCGAGATGCTGGTCGCCGAAAGCGATGGCCGCGTCGCCGGCTATGCCGTGGTGCTGTTCCGCAAGGGCAGCGGCGTCGCCCGTCTCTATTCCATCGCCGTCGGTCCCTTCTTCGGCCAGCTCGGCATCGGCCGCCAGCTCCTGGCGGCCGCGGAGGAGGCGGCCTTCGAGCACGACCGCATGATGCTGCGCCTCGAAGTGCGCGAGGACAATCATCGCGCCATCCGCGTCTACGAGCAGGCCGGCTACCGCAAGATTGGCCGCGAGCCGGACTACTACGAGGACGGCGCCACCGCGCTGCGCTACGAGAAGACCTTGCGCGGCGACGTTCCGATCGCCACCATGGTCCCGTTCTATCCGCAGACCTGCGAGTTCACCTGCGGCCCATGCTGCCTGATGATGGCGATGGCCAATTTCGACCATGGCTTCGTGCCCGACCCGGTTATGGAAATCCGCCTGTGGCGCGAGGCCACCACCGTCTTCATGATGTCGGGGCCCGGCGGCTGCGAGCCGTTCGGCCTGGCTGTGGCCGGCTATGAGAGCGGGCTCGCTGCGGAGATATTCGTCTCCTTCTATGGCGCGCTGTTCCTGCAGTCGGTGCGCAGCCAGGACAAGCGCCGGGTGATGGAGCTTGCCCAGGTCGACTTCCGCCGCCGCGCGGAACTTTACGGCATCCCGGTGAATTACCGTCCATTCGCCCTCGACGACATCCGCGACGCGCTCGCCGGAGGCAAGCTGGTGCTGGTGCTGATCAGCGGCTTCCTGATGTTCGGCAAGAAGGTTCCGCACTGGGTGCTGGCGATCGGCGACGACGGCGACCATATCCTGATCCACGATCCCTGGGTCGAGGACGAGCGGCAGGAGACGATCCTTGATGCGGCCAATATTCCCGTGCCTTACGGCATCTTCATGAACATGGCGCAGTTCGGCCGTGACGGACTGCGTGCGGCCATCATTCTGGGGAAGCGCTGA
- a CDS encoding TIGR02301 family protein, which yields MTRASPLLAVCLAASMMLPARPALAAEAPFEPGLMRLAEVLGSLHFLRNLCGEKGDQWRVEMEKLLASENPDPERRARFIASFNRGYRSFGGTYTQCTASATEAISRYMKEGETLSRDIASRYGN from the coding sequence ATGACCCGCGCCTCACCTCTCCTTGCCGTATGCCTTGCCGCCAGCATGATGCTGCCGGCGCGGCCGGCGCTGGCGGCCGAAGCGCCGTTCGAGCCGGGGCTGATGCGGTTGGCGGAAGTGCTGGGATCGCTCCACTTCCTGCGCAACCTCTGTGGCGAGAAGGGCGACCAGTGGCGCGTCGAGATGGAAAAACTGCTCGCGTCGGAAAACCCCGACCCGGAGCGGCGCGCCCGCTTCATCGCCTCCTTCAACCGCGGCTACCGCTCTTTCGGCGGCACCTATACGCAATGCACGGCCTCGGCGACGGAAGCCATCAGCCGCTATATGAAGGAAGGCGAGACGCTGTCGCGCGACATCGCCTCGCGCTACGGCAACTGA
- a CDS encoding dihydroorotase, which translates to MATTYDLILTGGTVVNHDGEGLRDVGVKEGRIAAIGDLGQASAAETIDCKGLHILPGVVDSQVHFREPGLEHKEDLETGSRAAVLGGVTAVFEMPNTNPLTTSEAALADKVRRASGRMHCDFAFWVGGTRDNAGDVGDLERLPGAAGIKVFMGSSTGDLLVEDDEGVASILRNTRRRAAFHSEDEFRLRERLGERIEGDPSSHPVWRDEIAALRCTERLVRIARQTRARIHVLHISTAEEILFLEQHKDVATCEATPHHLTLSADDYARLGTLIQMNPPVRAARHRDGVWHGISQGIVDVLGSDHAPHTLAEKAKPYPASPSGMTGVQTLVPIMLDHINAGRLTLQRFVDLSSHGPQRIFGMARKGRIAAGYDADFTVVDLKRRETITNAQSGSKAGWTPYDGKEVTGWPVGTVVRGRRIMWEGEIVTPGQGRAVEFSEALPG; encoded by the coding sequence ATGGCCACTACCTACGACCTCATCCTGACAGGCGGCACCGTGGTCAACCATGACGGCGAAGGTCTTCGCGACGTCGGCGTGAAGGAGGGGCGCATCGCGGCGATAGGCGATCTCGGCCAGGCGTCAGCCGCAGAGACTATCGACTGTAAGGGCCTGCACATCCTGCCCGGCGTCGTTGACAGCCAGGTGCATTTCCGCGAGCCGGGGCTGGAGCACAAGGAGGATCTGGAGACCGGTTCGCGCGCGGCGGTGCTGGGCGGAGTCACCGCCGTCTTCGAGATGCCCAACACCAACCCACTGACCACCAGCGAGGCGGCCCTTGCCGACAAGGTGCGGCGCGCCAGCGGCCGCATGCATTGCGACTTCGCCTTCTGGGTCGGCGGCACCCGCGACAATGCCGGCGACGTCGGCGACCTCGAACGGCTGCCGGGTGCGGCCGGCATCAAGGTTTTCATGGGCTCCTCCACTGGCGATCTGCTGGTCGAGGACGACGAGGGCGTCGCCTCGATCCTGCGCAACACGCGCCGCCGCGCCGCCTTTCACTCCGAGGACGAATTCCGCCTGCGCGAGCGGCTGGGCGAGCGCATCGAGGGCGACCCGTCCTCGCATCCGGTCTGGCGCGACGAGATCGCCGCATTGCGCTGCACCGAGCGGCTGGTGCGCATAGCCAGGCAAACGCGCGCCCGCATCCATGTGCTGCACATCTCGACCGCGGAGGAGATCCTCTTTCTCGAACAGCACAAGGATGTCGCGACCTGCGAGGCGACGCCGCATCATCTGACGCTGTCGGCCGACGACTATGCGCGGCTGGGCACGCTGATCCAGATGAACCCGCCGGTGCGCGCCGCGCGCCACCGCGACGGCGTCTGGCATGGCATTTCGCAAGGCATCGTCGACGTGCTGGGCTCGGACCATGCTCCGCACACACTGGCCGAAAAGGCAAAGCCCTATCCGGCCTCGCCGTCGGGCATGACCGGCGTGCAGACGCTGGTGCCGATCATGCTCGACCACATCAACGCCGGAAGGCTGACGCTGCAGCGCTTTGTCGATCTCTCCAGCCACGGTCCGCAGCGCATTTTCGGCATGGCGCGAAAGGGCCGCATCGCCGCCGGCTACGACGCCGACTTCACCGTCGTCGATCTCAAGCGCCGCGAGACCATCACCAATGCGCAGTCCGGCTCCAAGGCCGGCTGGACGCCCTATGACGGGAAGGAAGTGACCGGCTGGCCGGTCGGCACCGTGGTGCGCGGTAGGCGGATCATGTGGGAGGGCGAGATCGTCACGCCTGGACAGGGCAGAGCGGTGGAGTTCTCCGAGGCGCTGCCGGGCTAG
- a CDS encoding LysR substrate-binding domain-containing protein has protein sequence MAALPSLKGLQAFEAAARTGSFAAAAEELSISAAAVSQLIRTVEEQMGRKLFHRVNRRVVLSEAGVEMLPRLSMAFQEIGSVAREVGGDAFRPRLVVSVPPSMAMGWLSERLAGFVAGHGAVDISLRGDDDPVPFERELIDIRLSYGPHYREHPTEDIVRDAVYPVCAPALAVAIKREGLASLPLVHTDWGPTGASFPSWRNWFEAAGIDPGRSVRRGLSANSSRAALDLAVSGLGVALSQGVYCAAALEDGRLVRPVAHAIELRQPYCLTIPERSARRDVVAAFREWLIAECVRAVKSPALTATASNGR, from the coding sequence ATGGCCGCGCTACCGTCGCTGAAAGGACTGCAGGCCTTCGAGGCTGCGGCGCGCACGGGCAGCTTTGCCGCGGCGGCGGAAGAGCTGTCGATCTCGGCGGCCGCAGTCAGCCAGCTCATCCGCACCGTCGAGGAGCAGATGGGCCGCAAGCTGTTCCATCGCGTCAACCGGCGCGTCGTGCTGAGCGAAGCCGGCGTGGAGATGCTGCCGAGGCTGAGCATGGCCTTCCAGGAGATCGGCAGCGTCGCGCGCGAAGTCGGCGGCGACGCATTCCGCCCCAGGCTCGTCGTGTCGGTGCCGCCATCCATGGCGATGGGCTGGCTTTCCGAGCGCCTTGCAGGCTTCGTCGCCGGCCACGGCGCCGTCGACATCTCGCTCAGAGGCGACGACGATCCGGTACCGTTCGAGCGCGAGCTGATCGACATCAGGCTCTCCTACGGCCCACACTATCGCGAGCATCCGACCGAGGACATCGTCAGGGACGCCGTCTACCCTGTCTGCGCGCCGGCGCTCGCCGTAGCGATCAAGCGTGAAGGCCTCGCTAGCCTGCCGCTGGTCCACACGGACTGGGGCCCGACCGGCGCCTCCTTTCCGTCCTGGCGCAACTGGTTCGAGGCGGCGGGGATCGATCCAGGCCGGTCGGTGCGGCGCGGCCTTTCGGCAAACTCGTCGCGGGCCGCGCTCGATCTCGCCGTTTCAGGGCTGGGCGTGGCGCTCAGCCAGGGCGTCTACTGCGCCGCGGCACTGGAGGACGGCAGGCTGGTCCGGCCCGTCGCCCACGCGATCGAGCTGCGCCAACCCTATTGCCTGACGATACCGGAGCGAAGCGCCAGGCGAGACGTGGTGGCCGCGTTTCGCGAATGGCTGATCGCGGAATGCGTCCGCGCCGTCAAATCGCCGGCGCTGACCGCTACGGCATCCAACGGTCGGTGA
- a CDS encoding RimK family protein, with amino-acid sequence MTWVILTGRQNDLDQVATPHKIITNRDYLAHPSLFRGQRPKVINLSNNYGYQSRGYYASLLAGSRGHKVIPTVETMIDLSERKLYEHALPELELALNKCRKDLGGVFPAKVAIFFGIGPSKVWDRFAKLLFDWFRAPALEVHIKDSAEWASIRKIGFLPLARMTDEEDAFFLQCLETYTNREWRDTKGRTPARYTFATLVDPHEELPPSEISSLRYWARIAEKMGVEIEPITRKDLAKLANYDALFIRETTSISNHTYRFARRAQQEGMPVIDDPLSMIRCTNKVYLNELMTYNKVPVPPTVMIAGTSDLEVAAQTLGFPLVLKIPDSSFSRGVKKCENLQELTRLATEWLEDSDLLIAQKFIPTEYDWRVGVLGGQPLFAVHYLMAKKHWQIVNHKANGKPDQGGIKTFTLKETPPHVVETAVRAARCIGDGLYGVDLKETKDGVFVIEVNDNPNLDHGWEDSGEKDEVWVRLTQWFLDRLERPGR; translated from the coding sequence ATGACCTGGGTCATCCTTACCGGAAGGCAGAACGACCTCGACCAGGTGGCGACGCCGCACAAGATCATCACCAACCGTGATTATCTTGCCCATCCCTCGCTGTTTCGCGGCCAGCGGCCGAAGGTCATCAACCTTTCGAACAATTACGGCTACCAGAGCCGCGGCTACTATGCCTCGCTGCTCGCCGGCTCGCGCGGCCACAAGGTGATCCCGACGGTCGAGACCATGATCGACCTGTCGGAGCGCAAGCTCTATGAGCATGCGCTGCCCGAGCTGGAGCTTGCGCTCAACAAATGCCGCAAGGATCTCGGCGGCGTCTTCCCGGCCAAGGTCGCCATCTTCTTCGGCATTGGCCCCTCCAAGGTGTGGGACCGTTTCGCCAAGCTGCTCTTCGACTGGTTCCGCGCGCCGGCGCTGGAAGTCCACATCAAGGACAGCGCCGAATGGGCCTCGATCCGCAAGATCGGCTTCCTGCCGCTCGCCCGCATGACCGACGAGGAGGATGCCTTCTTCCTGCAGTGCCTGGAGACCTACACCAACCGCGAATGGCGCGACACAAAGGGCCGCACGCCGGCGCGCTACACCTTCGCGACGCTGGTCGACCCGCATGAGGAACTGCCGCCGTCCGAGATTTCCTCGCTGCGCTACTGGGCGCGGATCGCCGAGAAGATGGGGGTCGAAATCGAGCCGATCACCAGGAAGGACCTGGCCAAGCTCGCCAACTACGACGCGCTGTTCATTCGCGAGACCACCTCGATCTCCAACCACACCTACCGCTTCGCCCGTCGGGCGCAACAGGAAGGCATGCCCGTCATCGACGATCCTTTGTCGATGATCCGCTGCACCAACAAGGTCTATCTCAACGAGCTGATGACCTACAACAAGGTGCCGGTGCCGCCGACGGTGATGATCGCCGGCACTTCGGATCTCGAAGTCGCGGCGCAGACGCTGGGCTTCCCGCTGGTGCTGAAAATCCCCGATTCCTCCTTCTCGCGCGGCGTCAAGAAATGCGAGAACCTCCAGGAATTGACGCGGCTCGCGACGGAGTGGCTGGAGGATTCCGACCTCCTGATCGCGCAGAAATTCATCCCGACCGAATATGACTGGCGCGTCGGCGTCCTCGGCGGCCAGCCGCTGTTTGCCGTCCACTATCTGATGGCCAAGAAGCACTGGCAGATCGTCAACCACAAGGCCAACGGCAAGCCCGACCAGGGCGGCATCAAGACCTTCACGCTGAAGGAGACGCCGCCCCATGTCGTCGAGACGGCGGTGAGGGCGGCGCGCTGCATCGGCGACGGCCTCTACGGCGTCGACCTCAAGGAGACCAAGGACGGCGTCTTCGTCATCGAGGTCAACGACAATCCCAATCTCGACCACGGCTGGGAGGATTCCGGCGAGAAGGACGAGGTCTGGGTGCGGCTGACGCAGTGGTTCCTGGACCGACTGGAGCGGCCGGGGCGATAG
- a CDS encoding fatty acid desaturase family protein, whose amino-acid sequence MDHRDVIASLTNEERSRLTGKSDGPGLIQFAAHFGAILLLGGLIAAKVPFWPLLMLPQGILIVFLFTLLHETVHRTAFETQRLNDAVARLCSLAIALPADWFRYFHFAHHRFTQDPDNDPELAFPKPETLRQYVVHVSGLPVWWAHFKTLYSNASGGSQESYVPPKGRPKVRAEARAMIALYAAVLLLAFWFKATVLLYVWIVPALLGQPFLRLYLLAEHGRCPMVANMLENTRTTLTNWLVRKVAWNMPFHAEHHAYPGVPFHQLPEFHRLIERHLKVIEPGYVRFHEKYIETLH is encoded by the coding sequence ATGGATCATCGCGACGTCATCGCTTCGCTGACGAACGAGGAGCGCAGTCGCCTGACCGGCAAGTCGGACGGGCCGGGCCTCATCCAGTTCGCTGCCCATTTCGGCGCGATCCTGCTGCTCGGCGGCCTGATCGCCGCCAAGGTGCCGTTCTGGCCGTTGTTGATGCTGCCGCAAGGCATTTTGATCGTCTTCCTGTTCACGCTGCTGCATGAGACGGTGCATCGCACCGCCTTCGAGACGCAGCGACTGAACGATGCCGTCGCGCGTCTCTGCAGCCTGGCGATCGCGTTGCCTGCCGACTGGTTCCGCTATTTCCATTTCGCCCATCACCGCTTCACCCAGGACCCGGACAACGATCCGGAACTCGCCTTCCCGAAGCCCGAGACTTTGCGGCAATACGTTGTCCACGTCTCGGGCCTGCCGGTGTGGTGGGCCCATTTCAAGACGCTCTACTCAAACGCGAGTGGCGGCAGCCAGGAGAGCTACGTGCCGCCGAAGGGGCGGCCGAAGGTGCGCGCCGAGGCACGCGCTATGATCGCCTTATACGCCGCCGTGCTGCTGCTCGCGTTCTGGTTCAAGGCAACGGTGCTGCTTTATGTCTGGATCGTGCCGGCGTTGCTCGGACAGCCGTTCCTCAGGCTCTATCTGCTGGCCGAGCACGGCCGTTGCCCGATGGTTGCCAACATGCTGGAGAACACCAGGACGACGCTGACCAACTGGCTGGTGCGCAAGGTCGCCTGGAACATGCCCTTTCATGCCGAGCATCACGCCTATCCCGGCGTGCCGTTCCATCAACTGCCGGAGTTCCACAGGCTGATCGAGCGCCATCTCAAGGTGATCGAGCCCGGCTATGTCCGCTTCCACGAAAAGTACATCGAGACGCTGCACTGA
- a CDS encoding DUF3303 domain-containing protein, translated as MLFFVIEDFHGCDRKEIYRRFRDRGRLKPDELVVHHSWIPADMSRCFLLVEADDVTLLQRWVVEWADLVEFEIVPVATSKDMVAALSGHL; from the coding sequence ATGCTGTTTTTCGTGATCGAGGATTTTCACGGCTGCGACCGCAAGGAGATCTACCGCCGCTTCCGCGACCGCGGCCGGCTGAAGCCGGACGAGCTTGTCGTCCACCACAGCTGGATCCCTGCCGATATGAGCCGCTGCTTCCTGCTGGTGGAGGCCGACGACGTCACGCTTCTGCAGCGCTGGGTCGTCGAATGGGCGGACCTGGTGGAGTTCGAGATCGTTCCCGTGGCGACCAGCAAGGACATGGTCGCGGCATTGAGCGGGCACCTCTGA